The Apostichopus japonicus isolate 1M-3 chromosome 20, ASM3797524v1, whole genome shotgun sequence nucleotide sequence cttgaaGACAAATGTCTGCTTTTAGAGGATGTGCAATTCGTGTATTGCCTACCGATATGAGAAAATCAAGCCCACTGTTTCTCAAATAGGAATCAAGTTTACACGCCGATTTTCAGCGTATTGCCGATATTACAAGATGAAAGTAAGAGGGCTTGGCGTTAAATGTTTCTATAGCACTGATAACAAGTAGCTATAGGCTAATTCAAGTCAACGATAGTTAGCCTAGCTATAGTTAAGTGGCCAAATGTCCATATTGAATTTTCTAATAATTATCAAATCCCTACTATGTGAGGAAGCTAAACAATAACTATGTCGAAGTAGACAAAAGACACGCATTATAATAGGAACAGTTGAAAAGGGTCAGTGTTTATGATTGCTAACAAATGGGTAATCATTGTAGCTACAAGTATAGGTCCAGGTATGTTACGCCATAACtattgttttcaattgtttcatgCCGAAATGGGGATTGTGGTGATAGTACAAATTCTTTGTATGTCCTCGAACACTACGCCAAAATATGGTTTAAAATCAATTTACTATGGGATGTCTTTTTTGGTGGCCATAAGCCATAGGATTACATGAATTTGTACTACGAGCGTCAGAACTGTGGGAAGGGAGAGATATGCCTATTGGATGGGCCTCACGGGATTTCCTAAAAAACATTTGAATGTAGCAGCCTGAAGCTCCTCTTGCGTATCGAACACTAATTGTTATATCTATCTACTACAAGTATACTTAACTCCTTTGGTACACTATGTGATAGGATTGTGTTAAATTTGTGCATCATTTATCAGGAGCAGTTCTTCCCACTCGTTATATATTCCCACCACGCGCACCAAATTTGGTAACCGGGCTTTCGCTGTGTGTGGGCCCAAACTTTGGAATGACTTGCCTTCGTACGTTCGGGATCAGGTGTCTTTCCCTACATTCAAGAAATCCCTTAAGACACATCTTTTTAGCGAAGCATTTGGTTAAGTCTCTTGACTGTCTCTGTGGATGTCTCTTGTCTTGCCTAGTTGTTATTTGTATCTTGACTTCGTATTGCTTACTTCTTTTTGTATTTACTTGTGTTTAGCTATTTGTTTTGTAAAGCGCCATAGAATATCTTTTTAGTCAtggcgctatagaaattttgtattaATTAATGATTGAACTAAATCGCGAACTGAAAGTCGAACACTACACCAAGTCACAAACATTGCCTCAACGAACGTACGtggttttttttatctttctttactTTGTACATGAATTGTTATAAAGTCCAAAGACTATGAATTGCGGAAAGAACACAAGAAAGTATATACTAGAGGTATAGTCTTTATAAATGAATCTAATCAGTGTCTCTtggtgaaaacaaacaaacttaacATAGATACATTACGTACCGGTACTTTACGTTAACTTAGTGCGCTTACTTCATTCGTCGCCATTATCAAACTAAGAGATTTTCTATTGGTGTATCATGTTTTGTCgttgtttttgtatattgtTCCCATTCGTTTCTCACAGAAATGATATAAATTATAACAGTAGAATGAGAACAACACAAATACGTTAGCCATAGTAATGGATATTACGTGCTGCTATCAACAATATAACATACAATAACGCAGATCATAGACGCAAGTAAATCAGATACATCATTGGTAAAGTGGCAATACATTCCACAAAGTGACATTAAAACATAATGAACCTTCACGATACGCCATAACCAGCACTAGCAAAATCAATAGTTCCAATAAATCCACTGATACATATCTTGAATAATGTCAAGTTCATTATGCCACTTGAACTATTTCTGTCAATTCTAAAGAGACCTATTGGCATAGAATCAGATACGTATCTAACCTTGGTTGCCCTTATCAGTTCCCAATGCCATAGTTCACCTCAATGACCACATCACTGCTTAGCATTGGCATGTAAATAAATTGCATTTTCTCATATTCACATACTAAACTTACTGTGAAGTAACATTTGAATGCCAGATTGCCAAAGTATACATCCATATTCGTAGTAATACAGTACATTTCACATCTCAAATCTTTGATAAACAATGTGCATTCCAACACACATCAAATATAATTACCATGTAAACCAGCTATACAATCGTAAACACcaagaaataaatcaatcaCTGCAACTACAATAATTCATGAATatcacatgaatattaataattctTTTGTAAAATCGACGATGAGACATCTATTAGCAGAGGTCACATTGTGTTATTTTCTATATGTTAAACATAAACAAGATATAGGTTAATTGAGCCTCTTCTCATTAGTGCACGCTCTAATGTAGTAGTTGAAttgaattattaatattttctgaTCGTCATGGCATATCTAAGTTTGAACGAACTCATACCAAAAACATGAGAATTACAGCTAAAAATAGTTCCATTGAATAAAATGTCCATCGCTCACGAGAAACGCAGGAATGTAAACaacatatagcatatatagttaCAAGATGACCGGAACTAAGCCAAATGATCGGTTACAAGTTCACATTATAATCTGTCAACTATTCATTAGGCAAAGTTCTTCCTAGTAAAATACAGTATCGATCAGTTCTTTAACTCACCCAATTTCTTAAAGAAGTTTCAGTATGCAGTAGTTGTTAATTCGTGATATCAAATAATCTTGATCTTAAAATTCTAAGTAGGCCTAACCTTAATTCGTGCATAAGAAAGCTTCCCGGTTAAAGGCATAGGGACACAATTGCAATTTAAAAGGTCAACAGCACATTTTCACCCCCAACTTCATCGTCGGTCGGGTCTAGAATTCGGCCACTCCGGCGTGCCCAGGACCCCTCAGACGGAAATTGTTCTTGTGGCGGTACACTTTTTTTCACCCTCATTCAAACCTTCAAAGTTATTTATTAGACCTCTTTTGAAGTTTCAATATGCCTTAATATTTATAGTCTTAAGTATGCTTCAGAATGGACATCTTACATTGACATATAAGGTTCCCAATGCATGACTTTCTGTGGGAAGGTTCCCATGCCCCTACATGGTAGttaaaatgcaactttttttgtcatttttctcaGATCCCAATTTCAAGAAAAGTTTACAAGCCGAGTACCACTTTCCATCGTTAGTTCATGAGCAGTATAATTCTTCTCTCTACAACGTGCAGTACACATCTTCTGGCGTAATATTACGAGTACGACACATGACTAAGTCTACCAACACCTTGAGCGACTGGACCGCCTCCGGACAAGGGTTACATTACGCAAGCGTTGGTCAGCGTGCGTATTTTTCGGTCAACGTTACTAGCAAATCACTCCGGGCTTTCAATCTACGTAACTACATTAGTGTGCTGGCTGTTGGACTGAATTATATTTTTGTAGCAAATCCGTTCAACGAATCACGCACTGAGAATGGCTTGAAAGTTGATTATTCATACGTACCGACCATACCTGGTATGTATGATTTGTACGTGGAGGAAATGTTTGCAACGGGACAGAGACAAATTTCAAGTAGTCCCTTTCGACTAAGAGTGGAGGGAGGGGCAATTAAACCTGGAAGGAAAAGAGCTGAATCGGATTCTAAACCATCATGCCAAATGATACCGCAAAGGAATTACTCTTGGCTTGATGGAGATTGGATTACTCGAGCGTTCGCAGGAAATGTGCGTGGAACTTTACGAAGCGGTTGGGTGTTTCAGCCAAAACTTTGCAGCTTTGATATTTTTACAAGAGAAGATTTAGCTGTCGTCGCCGGTTCTGGTTCTCGAACAACTATCGCAGTCTTTGGTACTTCCACGGAGAGGGGCATCTTTCTCTCCATGCTTGATCTGGCTCTAGGTAGTGAGGGTAAAGTTCATTTGAAAGAATCCGACGTGGGGAAATGTTGGGGATTCGCCCAGGTCAGTTTGGGGAATCTTACCTTCATTTATCAGGATTTACGACTATTCAGTGTTGCACACTCCAAGAAAAAGGAACTGACATGCCATGATGAGAAGCTGGCAGGCGTCGACACATTCAAGTTGTATGCTGATTCTGTCAAATTTATCAGGCATTTCTTTCTAAGAGAACCCAGTCTTTTACCAAATGTCATTCTCATCGTCGTGCGTAATGAGAAGCAGCTAAGATTATTGGTAAAAGAAATACCGGGTGAATGGAATGGGACGATATACGTGGTGAACAATTTTAGATCTAAATTTGGCGAGTTCTACACAATCCAAGGACAGgaggacaataaacaagaaatgAATGGATTGACATTGGTAGACCCCCGTGTTCAGATATTTGACGGGTTTATGTTGGGGGCAGGCATGAGACACGCTACAGAATCTTCACCAGTGATTATGAGATCGAATCATTTTCATCGATGGTGCAATGAACTCAATGGCGAGATGGCAGTCTGTGGTAATCCCACCGAAATGGCCGCTCAGATGCTTCTTGGTAAAGCTGTAGCACCGAACGGAAAGCAGAAGTGGAAAAGTTCATTGGGCAAACAGGAATTCGAATCTTATAGTAATCGTCGATCGAATTCTCAAGAAATAAAAGTCTGTTATGACTGTCCGGCATCGTTGCTTCCCTTCCACGTGAAAGTAGTACCCGAACTGAATTGTTACAAAACCGAGAAAGGGTTTAAACCGAGAAACGAAAGCGACGTACATGTATGGGATGGGAGTCTGTGTCCTGAGGAATGCATGAATACTAAACCAATTGACCAACTTTACACAGAGTCTGGGCCCGTCTACGTAAGGACGTGTACCATGCCAAACTATGAACATATACAGTAATTCCAATCGTGTAGCGGCCTGAGAGTATTATAACTTTCATTCGCGGATCCAAGTTGTTATGGGGCGCACATACTTGCGCATAGACACGATCATAAACATAATTTATAACCTTTGTCTCATAATGCACCACTTCacgactttttttttcatccgtGGGGAAGACCCACCAGTACTCCCAGTAAGGGATCGGTTTCAAAGACCCCATGGCATGTTCCCCTATACTTTTAACTACTTGAAATCCGTCCGACTGTTGCTATGTGTATTAAGCACTGTAGTAAATACCACAAAGAGTTGTACTGGTCTTCTTGTCAGGGTGAGGTATGACACACACAGCTATGTGTGACTGAACCTCTGCAAGGAGAATGTGCTGAAACCCTTTCGTACCGAGATCTCTGCGTACGTTCAGTAGTATAATTAATGTGATTGCTCTGTTTACAGTATCATTGAATCTAATCATATTTGTTCCCTCAAAACCAGACTGAAATATTTCCACTTTTACCACGGTCACAAATCAAATAATGGGCAGTTTCTTGCTTAAGTTGTTAGAAATAGGTTTAGAATCGATGTTTACTAGACATTACTTTTAAATTACTTATCATCGCTTATAGGCCCATATGCTTTGGCAACAAAGCCAAGTTTCGATGAACTTTGCACACAAATGTAGGCGTCGTTAAGTGTGTACATAATTTAAGCAGCTGAATATGCTGTGTCGAGTGATTTAACACGCATATCAACGAACTCAGGCGGGGCTGGTTGATCTCTGGAAGATCTTAACTTACATGCTTGGTTTGAGTAGATACAGGGAAAGAAGGCGTGGGGGGATAAGGGAATTAAGGATTTGAGGAGTAATTGTATCACATGAAAGACCTTGagggaggggagaaggaggcAGGATTTGAGGATCTTGACCATACGTACGGGTGCATCTTCTAGTTGAACTTAGTCAGCTAGGAGTGAAACATAAAACGAGTAGAAGGTTACTCTGAAAGTAGTTTTCGATTCAACTTGAGAGTAATTGAAAGGAAACtgtgaaagtgaaaacaaaaacacttgcCAACTACAAACTGATGTTTTGCTCACTTTTCAGAACATTAAATCAGAGACAGGACTTCATTGGCTGCAGTATGTGTTTAATTTAACCAACCTTATAGACAATATTGGGCAGCGAAAAATCAATAGAAAATTGGACGCATGCGCAGATCTTAAATTCACATCAGGGGCGGAATATATGTGAGGCCTTTCATCAATGTGAAAGGGAAATGATCGACTCGGATAGGGGTTTGTTTACTTGAATATAATCAAGGTAAATATATGTTATCATGAGTAAGGCGTTTAAGTGACCTAATCACTACGGTAACGAATTAGAGTTTATCGAACGATTATCAGAATATGTTGCTATTTGTAGGCAGTCAAAATCGATCCAAAGAAACCTGtctctctgttttttttgttttttttgcggAAGAGGGTGATGAACTCGAAGTTTTAAACATTATAAGCAACCCGTTCGAATTTGGTTGGGATTTCATTGATTTCCGATTACTTTAGTGTATTTTATGTACTGAATATAATGAATCACCACACTTTAAATCCTGTTTGGAAGAAGCTAACTAGTTTACAACCTTGATTAAGGAAGTTTAGTTGATTTGACTGTTCCTTTTCAGTATGTCTACCAATGAAACTGATAGACACACTGGGTACTACACTTTTTCACTTATAGCGCTTGAGGCCTATTAACAACTACATTGTTATTAGTGGGAATATGAAACAATGAAAAGGAGTAACTTCCATGAATTTTAACCTATATGGGTGAAGTCTAAAGAATACGGAATTTCCTATTGTGACGCCTACGATGGGTTGGGTGAGAAAACTGACTCACTTACTGATGACCTAGCTGCTTACATGTTTACATTACGCACGAGACTTCACAATAAGAATGGTGATATGGTTGACTGTTTAATTGGGACAGTGCAGAAAACCACCCTGAGGCGAAATGGCAGACACAATAAGTCTACCAAGTATCAACCAGCTGCTAAACGATTAACCACGTAACAAATCATTGTTACAAGTGATTGTTGTATATGTTACCACAAGGTTATCCCGTTATTACACTGACTATGAAAATCACCAGTATATTTGACCCTCattatatgtactgtagtgtAGAAAGCAATGTGAAAAACGCTTTGATTATGTGACGTCTTTGGAGTGCCATGGCAGTGTGCATAAAATGAGGTCAAGAAGTGTTCACCCAGTGAAAAGTTGTACATGTCGATTTACAAACGTTGATCgaactgtactgtatatacgaCATCGGTGCTGTTCAAGTTATTAAGATCAAATGTCCTTTGAGGTATACAAGGCCCAATACCGggtacaagggcggcggaagcacttttattctgggggggggggggcaccaacgtcgaagggcactttgcaaaaattcgattggactgatgcagcctgatatttagtaccctttataactcttatagtattatcttatttgcgtatacacatcactccatcaatttcccctcccccccccccccctcaaggaaacaatgcatactagcactgcaatatccaatgtgcaaattgggaaacaaggaacaagttttctttcgagacaaaatgaggtgaaatcattataaagtccaagccCCTGCACACGTACGCGATCGAtagatacatgcatgaaagcaaatgaaatatgtcaaaatacgaaaggatggggtaggttatgggatattaaaactatactcattattcatagtagggtataaatggcttctgcttattacaaagtcacaatgtaatatagcaatgcatttttggaaatgcattaggatTTTGTTGGCAAATTGactatgcataatggcactcatcagaatgttagaagccttgtggtagtaaacataggcgtaggaggcggggggctgcagccccccccccaacccaattctttttgtgaaaattcgggcaatatgctgagaatttttcgggcacctactgaaagaaaaataatttgctatgtgtttttcaatggttaaactgatattattatgatctattattgtaacgactttcccaataattctaaccaatatggaagggtaataacacggcaaatgatggtatgttattggcatgcgatgtaataaccgtcGCATGCCCATATGATATGCACGTTgaaagcgcgcgaaaaatgtcggtaatatttttcgggcaagtcgttacagccccccaaatcaaattgggctcctacgcctatggtagtaaacatttaaaacttcccgaaatatttcattcgacgtgggtttcgctttgtaaactctttttttatttagaaatttttatgtagaaaaagggcacatttttaacctgaggaaatgtggggggggg carries:
- the LOC139961760 gene encoding uncharacterized protein, which codes for MRVRYLLHSVSIGMASLFLFWITFESSTRRSYDKQLFKNPNFKKSLQAEYHFPSLVHEQYNSSLYNVQYTSSGVILRVRHMTKSTNTLSDWTASGQGLHYASVGQRAYFSVNVTSKSLRAFNLRNYISVLAVGLNYIFVANPFNESRTENGLKVDYSYVPTIPGMYDLYVEEMFATGQRQISSSPFRLRVEGGAIKPGRKRAESDSKPSCQMIPQRNYSWLDGDWITRAFAGNVRGTLRSGWVFQPKLCSFDIFTREDLAVVAGSGSRTTIAVFGTSTERGIFLSMLDLALGSEGKVHLKESDVGKCWGFAQVSLGNLTFIYQDLRLFSVAHSKKKELTCHDEKLAGVDTFKLYADSVKFIRHFFLREPSLLPNVILIVVRNEKQLRLLVKEIPGEWNGTIYVVNNFRSKFGEFYTIQGQEDNKQEMNGLTLVDPRVQIFDGFMLGAGMRHATESSPVIMRSNHFHRWCNELNGEMAVCGNPTEMAAQMLLGKAVAPNGKQKWKSSLGKQEFESYSNRRSNSQEIKVCYDCPASLLPFHVKVVPELNCYKTEKGFKPRNESDVHVWDGSLCPEECMNTKPIDQLYTESGPVYVRTCTMPNYEHIQ